A DNA window from Anas platyrhynchos isolate ZD024472 breed Pekin duck chromosome 33, IASCAAS_PekinDuck_T2T, whole genome shotgun sequence contains the following coding sequences:
- the POLR2I gene encoding DNA-directed RNA polymerase II subunit RPB9 isoform X2, giving the protein MEGEGGYEPGFVGIRFCQECNNMLYPKEDKENRILLYACRNCDYQQEADNSCIYVNKITHEVECGHKEAVFFQSHSARAEDAMRLYYVCTAPHCGHRWTE; this is encoded by the exons ATGGAGGGGGAGGGCGGCTACGAACCGGGCTTCGTCGGGATCCGCTTCTGCCAGGAGTG taacAACATGCTGTACCCCAAGGAGGACAAGGAGAACCGCATCCTGCTCTACGCC tgccggAATTGTGATTACCAGCAGGAGGCCGACAACAGCTGCATCTACGTCAATAAGATCACGCATGAAGTGGA gTGCGGGCACAAGGAGGCCGTTTTCTTCCAGTCGCACAGCGCCAGAGccgag gACGCCATGAGGCTGTACTACGTCTGCACGGCCCCGCACTGCGGCCACCGCTGGACCGAGTGA
- the POLR2I gene encoding DNA-directed RNA polymerase II subunit RPB9 isoform X1, giving the protein MEGEGGYEPGFVGIRFCQECNNMLYPKEDKENRILLYACRNCDYQQEADNSCIYVNKITHEVDELTQIIADVSQDPTLPRTEDHPCQKCGHKEAVFFQSHSARAEDAMRLYYVCTAPHCGHRWTE; this is encoded by the exons ATGGAGGGGGAGGGCGGCTACGAACCGGGCTTCGTCGGGATCCGCTTCTGCCAGGAGTG taacAACATGCTGTACCCCAAGGAGGACAAGGAGAACCGCATCCTGCTCTACGCC tgccggAATTGTGATTACCAGCAGGAGGCCGACAACAGCTGCATCTACGTCAATAAGATCACGCATGAAGTGGA cgaGCTCACGCAGATCATCGCCGACGTCTCCCAGGACCCCACGCTGCCCCGCACCGAGGACCACCCCTGCCAGAA gTGCGGGCACAAGGAGGCCGTTTTCTTCCAGTCGCACAGCGCCAGAGccgag gACGCCATGAGGCTGTACTACGTCTGCACGGCCCCGCACTGCGGCCACCGCTGGACCGAGTGA